A genomic stretch from Hydrogenimonas urashimensis includes:
- a CDS encoding LicD family protein, whose protein sequence is MDNVQKAQRTMLELLKAFDRVCRRHKLTYWLDFGTLLGARRHGGFIPWDDDLDVSMPLGDYKKFMQVAGKELPETIFLQHKRTDPGVPNHYIKLRHRGSWLVEVEEAGREVPYHQGIFIDIFPVCFVETRKVELYKKILFVTKIFSNRYMHVDWAARMGIRLLEQFCQNEGETVVAGGESLHWFKPYGKKHLFPLRQISFEGGEYPAPGDTDYVLEKIFGPDFMTLPPVEKRKAHSIKIYPHTPCPKEEEWKKRQP, encoded by the coding sequence ATGGATAACGTACAAAAAGCCCAGCGAACGATGCTGGAGCTTTTGAAAGCTTTCGACAGGGTATGTCGCAGGCATAAATTGACCTATTGGCTCGATTTTGGAACACTTCTTGGTGCCCGACGTCACGGAGGTTTTATTCCCTGGGACGATGATCTTGATGTCAGCATGCCTTTGGGGGATTACAAAAAGTTTATGCAAGTGGCTGGAAAAGAGCTGCCCGAAACGATTTTTCTTCAGCACAAGCGTACAGATCCTGGGGTCCCCAACCACTATATCAAGCTGCGTCACAGGGGCAGCTGGCTTGTCGAAGTGGAGGAAGCAGGACGGGAAGTTCCCTACCATCAGGGTATCTTTATCGATATCTTTCCGGTATGCTTTGTAGAAACCCGCAAGGTGGAGCTTTACAAAAAGATTCTCTTTGTCACCAAAATTTTTTCCAACCGATATATGCATGTCGATTGGGCGGCACGAATGGGCATTCGACTGCTGGAGCAGTTCTGCCAAAATGAGGGGGAGACAGTCGTTGCGGGAGGAGAGAGTCTGCATTGGTTCAAACCTTATGGGAAAAAGCATCTGTTTCCTTTACGGCAGATCTCCTTCGAGGGAGGAGAGTATCCCGCTCCTGGCGATACCGACTATGTGTTGGAAAAGATTTTCGGCCCTGATTTTATGACGCTGCCTCCTGTAGAAAAGAGGAAAGCGCACAGTATCAAAATTTATCCCCATACCCCATGTCCCAAAGAGGAAGAATGGAAAAAAAGACAGCCGTGA
- a CDS encoding polysaccharide biosynthesis protein — MMKPTFGKRILFFVLSDLFLSAATLYLAYALRFNFAIPSHFLDNFWRIYSVLVLFKIAAFFFFRIYFSSWRFFGLQDFKRLFYGHVAAYTAFVALFLAAREWFIPMPRSAIAIDFVLSMMVLGGLRISKRLVIESAGDREKKKCLIVGVTPRTSQIIKSALSGEIPYYPAAVIDTQGTMSGTYVENVKVYGMDRLAEVIEKEEAKAALIAQRFEPKELDELVEKLDALGVRELKMVSLLADRNEQLKDIAIEDLLARQPKDLDTKAIEKFVKGKTILVTGAGGSIGSEICRQVLKFGAARLVMVDNSEYNLYQIAEQMDPSRSVAKLVSVLDRKRLAQLFAKYRPQIVLHAAAYKHVPLCEENVEMAVENNILGVKNVIDLSIRYEVEKVVNISSDKAVRPTNVMGATKRVGELYAQNVPSEKTEIVSVRFGNVLGSSGSVVPKFREQIQKGGPVTVTHPEITRYFMLIPEACQLVLQAAAMAKGGELFILDMGEPVKIVDLAKKMIRLYGKEDEIDIEFTGLRPGEKLYEELLIDEAECKTRYESIYVAKSTHYDIDELNRDIDELLESDNKPEVLKRIVPEFMRREVDRLKKPGAEPDGREKSA, encoded by the coding sequence ATGATGAAACCCACATTCGGAAAAAGGATCCTTTTCTTTGTGTTGAGCGATCTTTTTTTGAGTGCGGCCACGCTCTACCTGGCCTATGCGCTCCGGTTCAACTTCGCGATACCCTCCCACTTTCTCGACAACTTCTGGCGAATTTACAGCGTATTGGTCCTTTTTAAAATCGCCGCCTTTTTCTTTTTTCGTATCTATTTCAGCTCCTGGCGCTTTTTCGGCCTGCAGGATTTCAAGCGGCTCTTTTACGGCCATGTGGCGGCCTATACCGCCTTCGTCGCACTCTTCCTCGCTGCCAGGGAGTGGTTCATACCGATGCCCCGAAGCGCCATCGCCATCGATTTCGTTCTTTCGATGATGGTGCTCGGAGGGTTGCGCATCTCGAAGCGGCTTGTCATCGAATCGGCCGGCGACAGGGAGAAGAAAAAGTGTCTGATTGTCGGCGTAACACCCCGTACATCCCAGATCATCAAAAGCGCGCTCTCCGGGGAGATTCCCTACTACCCCGCTGCAGTCATCGACACGCAGGGCACCATGTCCGGCACCTATGTGGAGAATGTCAAAGTCTACGGCATGGACCGGCTGGCGGAGGTCATCGAGAAGGAAGAGGCGAAGGCCGCGCTGATCGCACAGCGGTTCGAACCCAAAGAGCTCGATGAACTTGTCGAAAAACTCGATGCCCTGGGTGTCCGGGAACTGAAAATGGTCTCTCTGCTTGCCGATCGCAACGAGCAGCTCAAAGACATCGCCATCGAAGACCTGCTGGCCCGGCAGCCAAAAGACCTCGATACGAAAGCGATCGAAAAGTTTGTAAAGGGCAAAACGATACTGGTCACGGGTGCTGGCGGCAGCATCGGCAGTGAAATATGCCGGCAGGTACTCAAATTCGGTGCCGCGCGACTTGTCATGGTTGACAACTCCGAGTACAACCTCTACCAGATCGCCGAACAGATGGATCCGTCGCGATCGGTGGCAAAACTGGTTTCGGTACTCGATCGCAAGAGACTGGCGCAGCTATTTGCCAAGTACCGCCCCCAGATCGTTCTGCACGCGGCCGCCTACAAACATGTTCCCCTGTGCGAAGAGAATGTCGAAATGGCGGTTGAAAACAACATTCTGGGTGTCAAAAACGTCATCGACCTCTCGATCCGGTACGAAGTGGAAAAAGTCGTCAACATATCGAGCGACAAAGCGGTCCGCCCTACCAATGTCATGGGCGCGACGAAGCGGGTCGGGGAGCTTTATGCGCAGAACGTCCCTTCCGAAAAGACCGAAATCGTATCGGTGCGTTTCGGCAATGTATTGGGCTCAAGCGGCAGCGTCGTGCCCAAATTCAGGGAACAGATACAAAAAGGAGGACCCGTCACCGTCACACACCCGGAAATCACCCGCTATTTCATGCTGATCCCCGAAGCCTGCCAGCTCGTACTGCAGGCGGCAGCCATGGCGAAAGGGGGTGAGCTCTTCATTCTCGATATGGGCGAGCCGGTCAAAATCGTCGATCTGGCGAAAAAGATGATCCGTCTGTACGGAAAGGAAGACGAGATCGATATCGAGTTTACAGGGCTGCGCCCGGGCGAAAAGCTTTATGAAGAGCTGTTGATCGACGAAGCGGAGTGCAAAACGCGGTATGAATCGATCTACGTGGCCAAGTCGACCCATTACGATATCGACGAACTCAACCGCGATATCGACGAACTTCTTGAGTCGGACAACAAACCGGAGGTTTTGAAGAGGATCGTTCCCGAATTCATGCGGCGGGAGGTCGACCGGCTCAAGAAGCCGGGCGCGGAGCCGGACGGAAGAGAGAAGAGCGCCTGA
- the ispD gene encoding 2-C-methyl-D-erythritol 4-phosphate cytidylyltransferase, translating into MRKNVAVILAGGSGTRAGYEKPKQFMKIAGKLVIEHTIERFQKHPLIDEIAIVSHADFLTLIEEIVNHNSYDKVKKILQGGKERYESSLTAIEAYDEDLHLIFHDAVRPLVSDRIIKDVVEALNRYNAVDVAIPAADTIIEVENDRIVNIPDRSRLYRGQTPQGFRRETIKKAYDFALQDSAFKVTDDCGVVKRYLPEEKIYVVAGEEANMKLTYKEDFYLLDKLFQLKSIQNLDNDPSLLKRLEGKSIVVFGASYGIGQSIVELAEANGAHVHGFSRQKGKVDVSDPKSVAEALRSVYEKKGAIDYVINTAGLLHKEPLNHMDYSRIEEEIRVNYLGSVNVAKESFRYLKETKGALLLFTSSSYTRGRAMYSIYSSTKAAIVNFVQAIASEWEPFGVTVNCINPERTATPMRRRTFGKEDEKTLLQPTDVARVSLQSLLLDATGQVIDVRLANLENG; encoded by the coding sequence ATGAGAAAAAATGTGGCTGTGATTTTAGCAGGTGGAAGTGGTACGAGGGCCGGATACGAAAAACCGAAGCAATTTATGAAAATTGCAGGAAAACTTGTCATTGAACATACCATAGAAAGATTTCAGAAACACCCTCTGATTGATGAAATAGCCATCGTTTCCCATGCTGATTTTCTTACTTTGATTGAAGAGATTGTCAACCACAACAGCTATGACAAAGTCAAGAAAATTCTTCAGGGGGGAAAAGAGCGTTATGAATCCTCTCTAACGGCAATCGAAGCTTATGATGAAGATTTACATCTCATTTTCCACGATGCAGTCAGGCCGCTGGTAAGCGACCGGATTATCAAAGATGTGGTGGAGGCGTTGAACCGATACAATGCCGTAGATGTGGCGATCCCGGCTGCCGATACCATCATCGAAGTAGAAAATGACCGCATCGTCAACATTCCAGACCGCAGCCGACTTTATAGGGGACAGACTCCTCAGGGGTTCAGGAGGGAGACTATCAAAAAGGCCTATGATTTTGCACTGCAGGATTCCGCATTCAAGGTAACAGACGATTGTGGTGTCGTCAAACGATATCTACCCGAAGAGAAAATTTATGTCGTAGCGGGCGAAGAGGCTAACATGAAATTGACTTACAAGGAAGATTTTTATCTTTTGGACAAACTTTTCCAACTCAAAAGTATCCAAAATCTCGACAACGATCCATCTCTTCTCAAAAGATTGGAAGGAAAAAGCATCGTCGTTTTCGGAGCCAGCTATGGAATTGGGCAGAGTATTGTCGAGCTTGCCGAAGCAAATGGAGCTCATGTTCACGGTTTCAGTCGTCAAAAAGGAAAAGTGGATGTCTCCGACCCCAAGAGTGTTGCCGAAGCGTTACGGAGCGTCTATGAAAAAAAGGGCGCAATCGATTATGTCATTAATACGGCGGGACTTCTGCACAAAGAGCCTCTCAACCATATGGATTATTCCCGGATTGAGGAGGAGATTCGTGTCAATTATCTGGGAAGCGTCAATGTGGCAAAAGAGTCTTTTCGCTACCTGAAAGAGACAAAAGGCGCTTTACTGCTTTTTACTTCGAGTTCCTACACACGCGGGCGAGCCATGTACAGTATCTACTCTTCGACAAAAGCGGCGATTGTGAATTTCGTACAGGCTATTGCAAGTGAATGGGAACCTTTCGGCGTGACGGTCAACTGTATCAACCCTGAAAGAACGGCCACTCCCATGCGCCGTCGGACATTCGGAAAAGAGGATGAGAAGACACTTCTTCAACCCACCGATGTCGCCCGAGTATCCCTTCAGTCTTTATTGCTCGATGCGACCGGTCAGGTGATCGATGTAAGGCTTGCCAATCTTGAAAATGGATAA
- a CDS encoding STT3 domain-containing protein → MKFFEDKRVEELSVGQMLWLMAFAYLFGIALRLIWAHWAAGHPEFFWNGEIMINTNDGYFFASGVQKELFGTLQHNPRVPDIFYTATVFFTYLAAKLLPFSLDTVILYMPAVISSLVVVPIILIGRLYHSTLMGFFAALLGAIAWSYYNRTMVGYYDTDMFSAMAPMFILYFLIGAIEKEDYLHLLLAAAMIVLYPFLYDMGLSIVYAMGLMFMLYMVVFHRKERFTYQAAAIVALALMPFYWPLKVAAVAIAAIVFKRDLLGPLHEKLVAAVAVLLFLWLGDVFPLIWHKIASYAVRGTESGGLHFFQVNATVREAGKIPFELMAKRISGSVPGLFAALLGYLLLVFRHRSFILALPLIGIGVFSLWGGLRFTVYAVPVAALSLVYLVFVATSFMQNSRLRLFAIGALTFLALWPNIIHIQSYKVPTVFNADEVRVLDRLKKMGDDRDYVVTWWDYGYPIWYYADKNTLIDGGKHDHDNFIVSEILATSSQLEAARLSRIAVETYVSSGYKVVADTLFAQKGSTPIDPERYLRQLAEEESVKLPAKSREIYLYLPYRMTDIFPTVTLFSNLDLKTGRQHRRPIFYKITNFRDTPDELILGGGVKLDKRRGVLHLGRQEMPLHRFATTVIDNRGKTHANVQTVHADADLSLIFMKSYGSFLLLDEKMFNSLFVQLFVLGRYDPELFELVEDSPWAKVYRIRL, encoded by the coding sequence ATGAAATTTTTCGAAGATAAAAGAGTAGAGGAACTCTCCGTCGGCCAGATGCTTTGGCTGATGGCATTTGCCTACCTTTTTGGTATCGCACTGCGGCTGATCTGGGCGCACTGGGCGGCCGGCCATCCCGAATTTTTTTGGAACGGCGAAATCATGATCAACACCAATGACGGCTATTTTTTCGCTTCGGGTGTTCAAAAAGAGCTTTTCGGCACTCTTCAGCACAATCCCCGGGTCCCCGATATTTTCTATACCGCCACCGTCTTTTTCACCTACCTGGCTGCCAAGCTTTTGCCCTTTTCTCTTGATACGGTGATCCTCTACATGCCGGCGGTCATTTCGAGCCTCGTGGTCGTACCCATCATCCTGATCGGCCGTCTCTACCATTCGACGCTCATGGGCTTCTTCGCCGCGCTGCTGGGGGCCATTGCGTGGAGCTATTACAACCGGACGATGGTGGGCTATTACGACACCGATATGTTCTCGGCCATGGCGCCCATGTTCATCCTCTACTTTCTCATCGGTGCCATCGAAAAAGAGGACTATCTCCATCTGCTTCTTGCGGCGGCGATGATCGTTCTATACCCTTTTCTTTATGACATGGGACTCTCGATTGTCTATGCCATGGGCCTCATGTTCATGCTTTACATGGTCGTTTTTCACAGAAAAGAGCGTTTTACCTACCAGGCCGCCGCCATTGTCGCATTGGCTCTGATGCCCTTTTACTGGCCTCTCAAAGTGGCGGCGGTGGCGATTGCCGCCATTGTTTTCAAGCGCGATCTTCTTGGGCCCCTGCATGAAAAACTGGTCGCGGCGGTGGCTGTGCTGCTCTTTTTATGGCTGGGCGATGTTTTCCCTCTTATATGGCACAAGATAGCGAGTTATGCCGTCCGGGGCACCGAAAGCGGTGGGCTGCACTTTTTCCAGGTCAATGCCACGGTGAGGGAGGCGGGCAAAATTCCTTTCGAACTGATGGCCAAACGTATCAGCGGCTCGGTGCCGGGTCTTTTTGCGGCACTGCTGGGCTATCTGCTGCTGGTTTTCAGGCACCGCTCCTTCATACTGGCGCTTCCGCTCATCGGCATCGGGGTCTTCTCGTTGTGGGGAGGATTGCGATTTACCGTCTACGCCGTGCCGGTGGCGGCGCTGAGCCTTGTCTACCTTGTTTTTGTCGCGACCTCTTTCATGCAAAACAGCCGGTTGCGGCTTTTTGCGATAGGGGCGTTGACGTTTCTGGCGCTCTGGCCCAATATCATCCATATCCAAAGCTACAAGGTGCCCACTGTTTTCAATGCCGACGAAGTCCGGGTTCTTGACCGTCTGAAAAAGATGGGTGACGACAGGGACTATGTCGTGACATGGTGGGACTACGGTTACCCCATCTGGTATTATGCCGACAAGAACACGCTCATAGACGGCGGAAAACACGATCATGACAACTTTATCGTTTCCGAAATACTGGCGACATCGTCACAACTCGAAGCGGCGAGGCTGAGCCGTATCGCCGTCGAAACCTATGTCTCTTCGGGCTACAAGGTTGTCGCCGATACGCTCTTTGCGCAGAAAGGGTCCACGCCGATCGATCCCGAACGTTATCTCAGGCAGCTCGCCGAAGAGGAGTCGGTGAAGCTGCCGGCGAAAAGCCGCGAGATCTATCTCTATCTTCCCTATCGTATGACAGACATCTTCCCGACAGTGACCCTTTTTAGCAATCTCGATCTGAAAACGGGAAGGCAGCATCGGCGGCCCATCTTTTACAAGATTACCAATTTCCGGGACACTCCCGATGAATTGATCCTGGGCGGCGGTGTGAAGCTCGACAAACGCCGGGGCGTTCTGCATCTTGGACGTCAGGAGATGCCGCTGCACCGTTTTGCGACGACAGTGATCGACAATCGGGGCAAAACGCATGCAAATGTCCAGACCGTCCATGCCGATGCCGATCTATCGCTGATTTTCATGAAAAGCTACGGGAGTTTTCTGCTGCTTGATGAAAAGATGTTCAACTCCCTGTTCGTGCAGCTGTTTGTCCTGGGCCGTTACGACCCCGAGCTTTTCGAGCTGGTTGAGGACTCACCGTGGGCGAAGGTTTACAGAATCAGGCTATGA
- a CDS encoding glycosyltransferase family 4 protein codes for MKVLHINLLDKSGGAAKAAYRLHKGLLEAGVKSEMLVQLKEGDDYTVDGPQGKIERFFAILRPTLDQMPLLLYGKRENVLFSPSFLLSRKMLKKIRSKKPDIVHLHWICGGTLRLEELAEIEQPIVWTLHDMWPFTGGCHYSGDCDRFLDGCGRCPKLGSTKNGDLSRRVFRRKAKIYKRVQNRLTIVGLSHWIGNLSQKSILLGDIPHVHLPNPIDTTLYKPIDRHVARALWQLPENKQLILFGAVSATEDPRKGFNELRKALSLVYKKTKDVELVVFGSGKPERGDGFDFKVHYVGHLHDDAALVSLYNAVDVMVVSSIQEAFGQTASEAMSCGTPVVAFESTGLPDIVNHKEDGYLAKPYDVKDLADGIGWVLENEDYTLLRINARKKILKKFGSKKVTKQYIDLYRNVMRAENPQSRRE; via the coding sequence ATGAAAGTGCTGCATATCAATCTTCTGGATAAATCGGGAGGTGCTGCCAAAGCTGCCTATCGTTTACACAAAGGATTGCTTGAAGCAGGAGTGAAGAGTGAAATGCTCGTTCAACTGAAAGAGGGAGATGACTATACCGTGGATGGTCCGCAGGGGAAAATCGAACGTTTTTTTGCAATTCTTCGTCCGACTCTGGATCAAATGCCGCTCTTGCTCTACGGAAAAAGAGAGAATGTATTGTTCAGCCCTTCTTTTCTCCTCTCCCGAAAAATGCTGAAAAAAATCCGATCGAAAAAGCCCGATATCGTACATTTGCATTGGATATGCGGTGGAACACTCCGCCTGGAAGAATTGGCAGAAATAGAACAGCCCATTGTCTGGACACTCCATGACATGTGGCCTTTTACCGGCGGATGCCATTACAGTGGTGATTGTGACAGATTTCTCGATGGCTGTGGCAGGTGTCCGAAGCTCGGGAGCACGAAGAATGGCGATCTGAGTCGCCGGGTCTTTCGGCGGAAAGCAAAAATATATAAAAGAGTGCAAAACAGGCTTACAATCGTGGGACTGAGCCACTGGATTGGTAATCTGTCGCAAAAGAGCATACTGCTTGGAGATATTCCTCATGTCCATCTTCCAAACCCGATCGATACCACACTTTACAAACCGATTGACAGGCATGTGGCAAGAGCATTGTGGCAACTGCCGGAAAACAAACAATTGATCCTTTTTGGAGCAGTTTCAGCTACGGAGGATCCGCGAAAAGGTTTTAATGAACTACGTAAAGCACTTTCATTGGTTTATAAAAAGACGAAAGATGTCGAATTGGTGGTATTTGGCAGCGGGAAACCCGAAAGGGGTGACGGTTTTGATTTCAAGGTTCACTATGTCGGCCACCTTCATGATGATGCCGCACTGGTCTCGCTTTACAATGCAGTGGACGTGATGGTTGTTTCAAGTATTCAGGAGGCCTTTGGACAAACGGCAAGCGAAGCGATGAGTTGCGGGACTCCTGTCGTAGCTTTCGAGAGTACGGGATTGCCGGATATCGTAAATCATAAAGAGGACGGATACTTGGCAAAACCTTACGACGTCAAAGATTTGGCCGATGGAATCGGATGGGTTTTGGAAAATGAGGATTATACCCTTTTGCGCATCAATGCCCGAAAAAAAATTTTGAAAAAGTTCGGGAGCAAAAAAGTAACAAAACAGTATATAGATCTCTATCGGAATGTGATGCGGGCCGAAAATCCACAAAGCCGGAGAGAATGA
- a CDS encoding aminotransferase class I/II-fold pyridoxal phosphate-dependent enzyme, with translation MAEKIFLSPPHMGGSELRYVKEVFESNYIAPIGAFIDRFEASVAAYTGAKHALALSSGTAAIHLALRVAGVGRGDKVLASTFTFIGSVAPILYQGAEPVFIDSDESWNLDPHLLAEAIEKQKPKALIVTHLYGQSAKIAEIAAICENEGVVLIEDAAESLGALYRGRHTGTYGRFGIYSFNGNKIITTSGGGMLVGQGKEDIARAKKLSTQAREETLWYEHTELGYNYRMSNVLAAIGVGQMEVLPERIAKRREIFGWYRELLGDIEEIAWMPEVEGSRGNRWLTTLTFASADPMKIIRALAQESIESRPLWKPMHMQPLFKNAPVYGGMVSERLFAKGLCLPSGTALRKEDIEKITSIVRRAL, from the coding sequence ATGGCCGAAAAGATTTTTCTCTCACCTCCCCATATGGGCGGCAGCGAACTTCGGTATGTCAAAGAGGTTTTCGAAAGCAACTATATCGCCCCCATCGGTGCGTTCATCGACCGTTTCGAAGCGTCGGTCGCCGCATACACCGGCGCGAAACATGCCCTCGCGCTCAGCTCCGGAACGGCCGCCATCCATCTGGCACTGCGTGTCGCCGGAGTGGGGCGGGGCGACAAAGTTCTCGCCTCCACTTTCACTTTCATCGGTTCGGTGGCGCCCATACTCTACCAGGGAGCCGAGCCGGTCTTTATCGATTCGGATGAAAGCTGGAATCTCGACCCCCACCTGCTGGCAGAGGCGATAGAGAAACAAAAACCCAAAGCCCTGATCGTCACCCACCTCTACGGCCAATCGGCGAAAATCGCCGAAATCGCAGCTATTTGCGAGAACGAGGGGGTTGTGCTGATCGAAGATGCCGCGGAGAGTCTCGGTGCCCTCTACAGGGGAAGACATACCGGCACCTACGGGCGATTCGGCATCTATTCCTTCAACGGGAACAAAATCATCACGACAAGCGGCGGGGGGATGCTGGTAGGGCAGGGCAAAGAGGATATCGCCCGAGCGAAAAAGCTCTCCACCCAGGCGCGCGAGGAGACGTTGTGGTACGAACATACCGAATTGGGCTACAACTATCGCATGAGCAACGTGCTGGCGGCCATCGGGGTGGGGCAGATGGAGGTACTGCCCGAAAGGATCGCAAAAAGACGGGAGATTTTCGGATGGTACAGAGAGCTTTTGGGAGATATCGAAGAGATCGCGTGGATGCCGGAAGTCGAAGGTTCCCGCGGCAACCGCTGGCTCACCACCCTGACATTCGCGTCGGCCGATCCCATGAAGATCATCCGGGCGCTTGCGCAGGAGAGCATCGAGTCCAGACCCCTCTGGAAGCCGATGCACATGCAGCCTCTATTTAAAAATGCCCCCGTATACGGCGGCATGGTGAGCGAAAGGCTTTTCGCGAAAGGCCTGTGCCTGCCCAGCGGCACGGCGTTGCGAAAAGAGGATATTGAAAAAATCACATCGATTGTCCGGAGAGCCCTATGA
- a CDS encoding sugar transferase — MKPSDEVIKRTFDIALAAAGLVLLWPLIAAAWVVASVETRSNGFFFQTRVGRNGRLFRVVKIKTMKPVRGIATNVTTSTDVRITKSGRFFRKTKIDELPQLWNILLGDMSFVGPRPDVPGFADRLEGDDRIVLSVRPGITGPATLKYRDEEEILAGRHDPERYNREVIWPDKVRINKEYIRNWSLAEDIKIIIKTIGGA; from the coding sequence ATGAAACCGTCCGATGAGGTCATCAAGCGGACTTTCGACATTGCGCTTGCGGCGGCGGGACTGGTGCTGCTTTGGCCGCTCATCGCGGCGGCATGGGTCGTGGCCTCCGTGGAGACGCGAAGCAACGGATTCTTTTTTCAAACCCGTGTCGGCAGAAACGGGCGGCTTTTCCGTGTCGTGAAGATCAAGACGATGAAACCGGTCCGGGGCATTGCGACGAATGTCACGACATCGACGGATGTCCGCATCACAAAAAGCGGCCGTTTTTTCAGGAAAACGAAGATCGACGAGCTTCCCCAACTTTGGAATATCCTCCTGGGAGATATGAGTTTTGTGGGGCCCCGGCCCGACGTACCGGGATTTGCGGACAGGCTGGAGGGCGATGACAGAATCGTTCTTTCGGTACGTCCGGGCATTACGGGTCCTGCCACGCTCAAATACCGGGACGAAGAGGAGATACTCGCCGGCAGGCACGATCCGGAACGCTACAACCGCGAAGTGATATGGCCCGACAAAGTCAGGATCAACAAAGAGTACATCCGAAACTGGAGTCTGGCGGAAGATATCAAAATCATCATCAAAACGATCGGGGGCGCATAG
- a CDS encoding glycosyltransferase, with product MEKKTAVIMSLYSGDNPKKVKEALESLYCQSYRLDIFIQIDGPVSDAMEKWLDEELRNRRIKYLGKRKENLGLADSLNDLLHVVLKQDYAYIARMDADDISMPDRIRKQYDFMQAHPDVDVVGGAIEEFSDDGDYRKIVRYPLSHEAMFRFFKKRVPLAHVTAFFRRTFFEKAGYYPTQSPTNEDTLMWMEGFRNGCRFANIPDIVVRVRVTSSFFGRRGGLKKAWSDLKDRLLVIRTLGYNFDAYFYALALFGVNVAPGWLKKILYKRLR from the coding sequence ATGGAAAAAAAGACAGCCGTGATTATGAGCCTTTATAGCGGAGACAATCCAAAGAAAGTAAAAGAAGCGCTTGAAAGTCTCTATTGCCAGTCGTATCGTCTGGATATTTTTATTCAAATCGACGGCCCTGTATCCGATGCAATGGAAAAATGGCTGGATGAAGAGTTGCGAAACAGAAGAATAAAGTATCTTGGAAAACGAAAAGAAAACCTGGGACTCGCAGACAGTTTGAACGATCTTCTTCACGTGGTGCTGAAACAGGACTATGCGTACATCGCCCGCATGGATGCCGACGACATCAGCATGCCGGACCGCATCAGAAAGCAGTACGATTTCATGCAGGCCCATCCCGATGTCGATGTGGTCGGCGGAGCGATCGAAGAGTTTTCCGATGACGGAGATTACAGAAAGATTGTCCGCTATCCCTTGAGCCATGAAGCGATGTTCCGGTTTTTCAAAAAGCGCGTACCTCTGGCGCATGTCACGGCTTTCTTTCGCCGTACTTTTTTCGAAAAGGCGGGATACTACCCCACGCAATCTCCGACAAACGAAGATACGCTCATGTGGATGGAAGGGTTCCGTAACGGCTGCCGTTTCGCCAATATACCGGACATTGTGGTCAGAGTCCGGGTGACATCTTCCTTTTTCGGGCGTCGGGGAGGTCTGAAAAAGGCGTGGAGCGACTTGAAAGACCGCCTGCTCGTCATACGGACTTTAGGATATAATTTTGATGCATATTTTTACGCCCTGGCACTCTTTGGAGTCAATGTTGCACCGGGATGGCTGAAAAAAATTCTCTACAAGAGGTTGCGATGA
- a CDS encoding glycosyltransferase family 2 protein, producing the protein MPRTTSNPDGPKITIVTVVYNALEELKKTVQSVASQTYPHLEYIVVDGGSTDGTIEFLKSSEKVVSRWISRPDRGIYDAMNRGAELADGDYIQFLNAGDTLYSETVLSEVAQKLKENPAKVLFGRALTGSEERISWLYPSVEAPAITEWLKSHDPNHQAIFFPKSFYKKHQYDLKYKITADLDYKLRAKKEIGYLFIDRVIVKFALGGVSTQNGNFGFITQRIKESVMRNLEHRLYRELLMDPLKILFKFALAKTSGEKEYEIIKFLKKYQ; encoded by the coding sequence ATGCCTCGGACGACAAGCAATCCGGATGGTCCGAAAATCACAATTGTTACAGTTGTGTACAATGCGCTGGAAGAGTTGAAAAAAACCGTTCAAAGTGTAGCCAGTCAAACCTATCCCCATCTGGAGTACATTGTCGTGGATGGGGGATCGACCGATGGAACGATCGAATTCCTGAAAAGTAGTGAAAAGGTGGTCAGTAGATGGATCAGCCGTCCCGACAGGGGTATCTATGACGCCATGAACAGGGGTGCTGAGCTGGCCGATGGCGACTATATACAGTTTTTGAATGCAGGCGATACTCTCTATTCGGAAACGGTGCTTTCCGAGGTGGCACAAAAGCTGAAAGAGAATCCTGCAAAAGTACTGTTTGGACGTGCGTTGACTGGTTCGGAAGAGCGGATATCCTGGCTCTATCCTTCTGTCGAGGCACCCGCCATAACGGAGTGGTTGAAAAGCCACGATCCCAACCATCAGGCGATATTTTTCCCGAAAAGTTTTTATAAAAAACATCAATATGATTTAAAATACAAAATTACCGCCGATTTGGATTACAAGCTTCGTGCAAAAAAAGAGATCGGCTATCTTTTTATCGATCGGGTTATCGTAAAATTTGCACTTGGTGGCGTATCGACACAAAACGGAAATTTCGGTTTTATCACTCAGCGCATAAAAGAGAGTGTTATGCGAAATCTGGAACATCGTTTATACAGGGAATTGTTAATGGATCCTTTGAAAATTCTCTTCAAGTTCGCTCTGGCAAAAACGTCAGGAGAAAAAGAGTACGAAATTATCAAATTTTTAAAGAAGTATCAGTAA